The Pleuronectes platessa chromosome 23, fPlePla1.1, whole genome shotgun sequence genome contains a region encoding:
- the LOC128430598 gene encoding hepatocyte growth factor activator → MQTLTMAHVMLLFLPCVLSVGTRLLVPGREAVISTEPHRESRRVLTTTGKECKFPFRQGGRLHYHCVTILSSRPWCSLSHNFDRDRLWGFCAPDRTQPNIFVHTSRKITDPCQANPCWNGGVCTLIPHRHTFECHCPERFSGRLCEEKKCYETVHLRHYDTGESWGRIHLRNVEQCTCVAGEIECERVRYSECRTNRCHNDGACRLITATGKEVCNCRNGYSGADCSFEPETECYNSRGKSYRGLANTTVSGARCLAWNSDLLLDELHVGTVVASQLSGLGEHAYCRNPDGDRKPWCYTLNEDAISWEYCDVPSCVMPVSSSRRIIPFNKPSSRKPGGKPVCGKKHKKRLSPARGRIMGGNAALPGTHPWMAAIYFDNSNFCAGTLVSSCWIVSAAHCFFRHPLMSQLRVVLGQQGFNVTGPNTRTFGVEEYVFPKQYSAFNPTLYDIVLIRLKKQDGRCVRKTPFIRPICLPEKSTTFPDGYCCTISGWGYKQEKDVGYSTLQEAGVRLIPQDVCKKPEVYGNHVTADMMCAGLNGCHDACQGDSGGPLACARDDVSFLYGIISWGEGCGRTGKPGVYTKVVNYIDWINSVIRPKSRAFVNKT, encoded by the exons ATGCAAACTCTCACCATGGCTCACGTCATGTTACTTTTCCTGCCTTGTGTTCTCAGCGTCGGGACG CGCTTGTTGGTCCCTGGACGTGAGGCAGTCATCTCCACAGAGCCGCAcagggagagcaggagag TTCTCACCACGACGGGGAAAGAGTGTAAGTTCCCGTTCCGTCAGGGCGGCCGGCTCCACTATCACTGCGTCACCATTCTGTCCTCGAGACCCTG GTGCTCACTCTCTCATAACTTTGACCGGGACCGGCTGTGGGGTTTCTGTGCACCGGACAGAACTCAACCAAACA TCTTCGTCCACACGTCTCGTAAAATCACGGATCCATGTCAGGCGAACCCGTGTTGGAACGGCGGCGTGTGCACGTTGATCCCCCACCGACACACGTTCGAGTGCCACTGTCCTGAGAGATTCTCTGGGAGACTGTGTGAAGAGA AGAAGTGTTACGAAACCGTACACCTGCGCCATTATGACACCGGAGAGTCTTGGGGACGCATCCACCTCCGTAACGTGGAACAGTGCACGTGTGTGGCCGGGGAAATCGAGTGTGAGAGAGTCCGCTACTCGG AGTGCCGTACGAACCGGTGTCACAACGATGGAGCGTGTCGACTCATCACAGCCACCGGCAAGGAAGTGTGTAACTGCAGGAACGGCTACAGCGGCGCCGACTGTAGCTTCG agccgGAGACTGAGTGCTATAACAGCAGGGGGAAGAGTTACAGAGGGCTGGCGAACACCACGGTGTCTGGAGCCCGGTGTCTGGCGTGGAACtccgacctgctgctggacgagCTGCACGTGGGCACGGTGGTCGCGTCGCAGCTCAGTGGCCTCGGCGAACACGCctactgcag aaaccCAGACGGGGACAGGAAGCCGTGGTGCTACACGCTGAATGAGGACGCCATCTCCTGGGAGTACTGTGACGTCCCCTCCTGTGTGATGCCCGTGT CTTCTTCTCGGAGGATTATCCCATTCAACAAACCAAGCTCCCGCAAGCCCGGCGGAAAGCCTGTGTGCGGGAAGAAGCACAAGAAGAGGCTGTCCCCAGCCAGGGGCCGAATCATGGGAGGAAACGCTGCTCTGCCCGGCACCCACCCCTGGATGGCGGCCATTTATTTCGATAATTCCAACTTCTGTGCCGGCAccctcgtctcctcctgctgGATCGTGTCTGCGGCGCACTGCTTCTTCCGCCA CCCGCTGATGTCACAGCTCCGCGTGGTCCTCGGCCAGCAGGGCTTCAACGTCACCGGCCCCAACACCAGGACCTTCGGCGTGGAGGAGTACGTCTTCCCAAAGCAGTACTCAGCGTTCAATCCTACGCTGTACGACATTG TTCTGATCAGGCTGAAGAAGCAGGACGGCCGCTGCGTGAGGAAGACTCCGTTCATCCGGCCCATCTGTCTGCCGGAGAAGAGCACCACGTTCCCCGACGGCTACTGCTGCACCATCAGCGGCTGGGGGTACAAGCAAGAGA AGGACGTAGGATACTCCACCCTGCAGGAGGCCGGAGTCCGGCTGATTCCTCAAGACGTCTGTAAGAAGCCCGAAGTCTACGGCAACCACGTCACCGCCGACATGATGTGTGCCGGGCTCAACGGCTGCCACGACGCCTGCCAG GGCGACTCTGGGGGCCCTCTGGCCTGTGCGAGGGATGATGTCAGCTTCCTGTACGGGATCATCAGCTGGGGCGAGGGCTGCGGCCGCACTGGAAAACCTGGCGTTTACACTAAAGTGGTAAATTATATCGATTGGATCAATTCAGTGATCCGACCTAAATCCAGAGCTTTCGTGAACAAAACTTGA